A genomic window from Panthera tigris isolate Pti1 chromosome B4, P.tigris_Pti1_mat1.1, whole genome shotgun sequence includes:
- the LOC122240105 gene encoding olfactory receptor 6C1-like: MRNHTEITEFILLGLSDDPQLQVVIFVSLLVTYMLSITGNLTIITLTLLDSHLQTPMYFFLRNFSVLEVSFTTVSIPKFLGTMITGDKTISFNDCMTQFFFFILLGVTEFCLLAAMSYDRYIAICKPLHYMTIMNHRVCILLVFASWLMSFLIIFPLLMLFLQLDYCRSNVIDHFTCDYFPLLHLSCSDTKFLEIVGFSCAVLTLLFTLALIILSYIYIIRTILRIPSASQRTKAFSTCSSHMIVISISYGSCIFMYINPSAKDRVSLSKGVAVLNTSVAPMLNPFIYSLRNQQVRRAFMDRARKIVFFSRK, translated from the coding sequence atGAGAAACCACACAGAAATAACAGAGTTTATCCTCCTGGGATTGTCAGATGACCCACAGCTTCAGGTGGTGATCTTTGTCTCTCTGCTCGTCACCTACATGCTCAGCATCACTGGCAACCTGACCATTATCACCCTTACCCTGCTGGATTCCCACCTCCAGAcccccatgtatttcttcctcagaAACTTCTCCGTATTAGAGGTTTCATTCACAACTGTCAGCATACCCAAGTTCCTGGGCACTATGATTACAGGAGATAAAACCATTTCCTTTAATGATTGTatgactcagtttttttttttcattctcttgggaGTCACTGAATTTTGCCTTCTGGCCGCCATGTCCTATGACCGTTACATTGCCATCTGCAAACCTCTCCATTACATGACCATCATGAATCACAGAGTCTGCATACTCCTTGTCTTTGCTTCATGGCTAATGTCATTCTTAATCATATTCCCATTACTTATGCTGTTCTTGCAGCTTGATTACTGTAGGTCCAATGTTATAGACCATTTTACCTGTGATTATTTCCCCTTACTACACCTTTCTTGTTCAGACACAAAATTCCTAGAGATAGTGGGTTTTTCCTGTGCTGTGCTTACTCTACTGTTCACTTTGGCATTAATAATTCTGTCCTACATATATATCATCAGAACGATTTTGAGGATTCCTTCTGCTAGTCAGAGGACAAAGGCCTTTTCCACCTGTTCTTCCCACATGATCGTCATCTCCATCTCCTATGGCAGCtgcattttcatgtatattaatCCATCAGCAAAAGACAGAGTGTCTCTGAGCAAGGGAGTTGCTGTGCTAAACACCTCAGTGGcccccatgctgaacccctttATTTATAGCCTAAGGAATCAGCAAGTCAGGCGAGCCTTCATGGACAGGGCAAGAAAGATTGTATTCttctcaagaaaatga
- the LOC102966547 gene encoding olfactory receptor 6C3-like: MKNHTVPKEFILLGLSDDPELQTVIFLFLIITYILSVTGNLTIITLTLVDSHLQTPMYFFLRNFSVLEISFTTVCIPRFLGTIITGDKSISYNNCTAQLFFFIFMGITEFYLLTAMSYDRYVAICKPLHYTTIMNKRVCILLVFCAWLAGFLNIFPPVILFLQLDYCGSNVIDHFACDYFPLLQLSCSDTWLLEVIGFYSAIVILLFTLALIILSYMFIIRTILKLPSASQRKKAFSTCSSHMIVISISYGSCIFMYANPSAKQKASLTKGVAILNTSVAPMMNPFIYTLRNQQVKQAFKDTVQKVMFFSSN; encoded by the coding sequence ATGAAAAACCACACAGTACCCAAAGAATTCATTCTTCTAGGGCTATCTGATGACCCCGAGCTCCAgactgtgatttttctctttttaattatcaCATATATATTAAGTGTCACTGGAAATTTGACCATCATCACTCTCACCTTGGTGGATTCCCATCTACAGACCCCTATGTATTTCTTCCTCAGGAACTTCTCTGTATTAGAAATATCCTTTACAACTGTCTGTATTCCTAGATTTCTGGGCACAATTATCACCGGAGACAAATCTATTTCATACAATAATTGTACAGCTCagttgtttttcttcatcttcatggGTATAACTGAGTTTTATCTTCTAACTGCCATGTCCTATgatcgctatgtggccatctgtaaACCCCTACATTATACAACCATCATGAACAAAAGAGTCTGCATTTTACTTGTCTTTTGTGCTTGGCTGGCAGGATTCTTAAATATCTTCCCACCAgttattctttttctccagttAGATTACTGTGGCTCCAATGTCATCGATCACTTTGCTTGTGACTATTTTCCCCTCTTGCAGTTATCTTGCTCAGACACATGGCTCCTAGAAGTCATTGGCTTTTACTCTGCAATAGTCATACTGCTTTTCACTTTGGCATTAATAATTCTATCCTACATGTTCATCATTAGAACAATTCTGAAACTGCCTTCCGCCAGTCAgagaaaaaaggcattttctaCGTGTTCCTCTCACATGATTGTCATTTCCATCTCTTATGGAAGCTGCATATTCATGTATGCCAACCCTTCCGCAAAACAGAAGGCATCATTGACCAAAGGAGTAGCTATTCTCAATACCTCTGTGGCTCCTATGatgaatccatttatatataCCCTGAGGAACCAGCAAGTAAAGCAAGCCTTTAAGGATACTGTCCAAAAGGTTATGTTTTTCTCCAGTAATTGA